A region from the Parasphingopyxis sp. CP4 genome encodes:
- a CDS encoding GSCFA domain-containing protein gives MRSPYSSLAPRAFWRNGVAGKNPSSVVDLYQPKFPISQDLKIATAGSCFAQHIARHLRLRDYNVLDLEPPSAAIPDSVAKRFGYRMFSARFGNIYAVQQLLQIAEETIGNTPLPESLVVWEAEGRYFDAMRPSVEPEGLDSAAEVMAHRQQHLHYVDRLFRLADIFVFTLGLTETWRDRESGTAWPTAPGTIAGSYDPDRHEFHNAGFAEILGQFEAFRTLIRRVNPEIKFLLTVSPVPLTATASDNHVLVATTYSKSVLRAVAGELAATHDDIDYFPSYELVASPLARAELYEPNLRTVRMDGVDMVMRQFFAAHGVETLDTDAAGPADSDADTAAYPEIDADEEALCDDVLLEQFAPGS, from the coding sequence ATGCGCTCGCCTTATAGCTCGCTCGCTCCGCGCGCCTTTTGGAGAAACGGCGTTGCGGGCAAAAACCCGTCTTCTGTTGTCGATCTCTACCAACCGAAATTTCCGATATCCCAGGATCTGAAAATCGCGACCGCCGGCAGTTGCTTCGCACAACATATTGCCCGCCACCTGCGCCTGCGCGACTATAATGTCCTCGATCTGGAGCCGCCATCCGCCGCGATTCCGGATTCCGTTGCCAAGCGCTTTGGGTATCGCATGTTTTCTGCGCGGTTCGGCAATATTTATGCCGTGCAACAGTTATTGCAGATCGCCGAAGAGACGATCGGTAACACGCCGTTGCCTGAATCGCTGGTCGTTTGGGAGGCGGAGGGCCGATATTTCGACGCCATGCGCCCGTCGGTCGAACCCGAGGGGCTGGACAGCGCTGCCGAAGTAATGGCCCACCGGCAGCAGCATCTTCACTATGTAGATCGCCTGTTCAGGCTGGCCGATATCTTTGTCTTCACACTGGGCCTGACCGAAACCTGGCGCGACCGGGAGAGTGGAACAGCCTGGCCAACGGCGCCGGGAACCATTGCTGGCTCTTATGATCCGGATCGGCATGAGTTTCATAATGCCGGCTTTGCCGAGATATTGGGGCAGTTCGAAGCGTTTCGCACACTCATCCGCCGTGTGAATCCGGAAATCAAATTCTTGCTGACTGTCTCGCCCGTACCGCTGACTGCGACGGCTTCGGACAATCATGTGTTGGTCGCAACCACCTATTCGAAATCCGTGTTGCGCGCCGTGGCCGGCGAACTCGCTGCGACCCATGACGATATCGATTATTTCCCATCCTATGAACTGGTGGCCTCTCCGCTGGCCCGCGCAGAACTTTATGAGCCCAACCTCAGGACCGTTCGGATGGATGGTGTGGACATGGTGATGCGGCAATTCTTTGCGGCCCATGGTGTGGAAACGCTCGACACTGATGCGGCGGGACCAGCCGATAGCGACGCAGATACTGCAGCATATCCTGAGATTGATGCCGATGAAGAGGCATTGTGCGATGACGTGCTGCTCGAACAATTTGCGCCTGGCAGCTGA
- a CDS encoding ABC transporter ATP-binding protein — translation MVELVAANLSLAVGDAPLVRDASFRLGPGELVVLLGPNGAGKTSLIRSSIGLEPRTGGSATLDDSESCLMNPIARARQLAYLPQARPLAWPNSVRDVVALGRFSHGAALGRLTDTDAQAVDTAIDACGLSALANRRTDTLSGGELARVHCARAFAAEAPLLIADEPTAALDPLHQFRIMDLIQAFVANGGGALVVLHDIQLAARYASRLIWMDDGQIVADGPPSETLTEARLADVYGVKAQVDGRTITLDGAA, via the coding sequence GTGGTTGAGCTCGTCGCCGCCAACCTCTCGCTCGCCGTCGGCGATGCCCCGCTTGTGCGCGATGCCAGTTTCCGGCTTGGGCCGGGAGAGCTGGTCGTCCTGCTGGGCCCCAATGGGGCGGGCAAGACGAGTTTGATCCGTTCAAGCATCGGACTCGAACCACGAACCGGGGGCAGCGCCACGCTCGATGACAGTGAGTCCTGCCTGATGAACCCCATCGCACGCGCCCGGCAGCTTGCGTATCTGCCCCAGGCCCGCCCGCTGGCCTGGCCCAATAGTGTGCGCGATGTTGTCGCCCTCGGCCGCTTTAGCCATGGCGCGGCGCTGGGCCGGCTAACGGACACAGATGCGCAGGCTGTCGACACGGCAATCGACGCATGCGGCCTGTCTGCGCTCGCGAACCGGCGAACCGATACATTGTCCGGCGGTGAGCTTGCCCGGGTCCATTGCGCCCGCGCGTTCGCCGCAGAAGCCCCGCTGCTGATCGCCGACGAGCCCACCGCGGCGCTCGATCCGCTCCATCAGTTCCGTATCATGGATCTGATCCAGGCCTTTGTGGCAAACGGCGGCGGCGCGCTGGTCGTGCTCCACGATATCCAGCTCGCCGCGCGCTATGCTTCCCGTTTGATCTGGATGGATGACGGCCAGATCGTCGCCGACGGTCCGCCCTCCGAAACCCTCACCGAAGCCCGGCTGGCCGACGTCTATGGCGTCAAAGCCCAGGTCGATGGTCGCACCATCACGCTCGACGGCGCAGCATAA
- a CDS encoding LON peptidase substrate-binding domain-containing protein: MSESPVRLSIFPLAGAILLPRAQLPLHIFEPRYRALVQDSMARDRRIAMIQPRSTEDADGHKPALFDIGCIGKISEVEAMEDGRFNLVLDGLTRFRLVRELDATTAFRRVEAVTAEFGDEAEAEPLSIAMRGGLMDESKKFATLLGYAVDWDAVETLDDETLVNMVAQVSPFDTVAKQALLEAPTIEERSELLIQFMQFFRMHQQTGGDDRATLQ; the protein is encoded by the coding sequence ATGAGCGAAAGCCCGGTCCGCCTTTCCATCTTTCCGCTCGCCGGCGCGATCCTGTTGCCGCGCGCGCAGCTGCCGCTGCATATATTCGAGCCGCGCTATCGGGCGCTGGTGCAGGATTCCATGGCCCGCGATCGGCGCATCGCAATGATCCAACCGCGCAGCACGGAAGATGCAGACGGCCATAAACCGGCCCTGTTCGATATTGGCTGTATCGGCAAGATTTCCGAAGTCGAAGCGATGGAAGATGGGCGCTTCAATCTGGTGCTGGATGGCCTGACCCGGTTCCGGCTGGTGCGCGAACTTGATGCGACCACCGCCTTTCGGCGGGTCGAGGCGGTTACCGCAGAATTTGGCGATGAGGCCGAGGCGGAGCCGCTCTCGATTGCGATGCGTGGCGGGCTGATGGATGAATCGAAGAAGTTTGCGACCTTGCTCGGCTATGCCGTGGACTGGGATGCGGTTGAGACGCTCGACGATGAAACGCTCGTCAATATGGTCGCCCAGGTTTCGCCGTTCGACACGGTCGCAAAACAGGCATTGCTCGAAGCACCGACGATCGAGGAGCGGTCCGAACTGCTGATCCAGTTCATGCAATTCTTCCGCATGCACCAGCAGACCGGCGGCGATGACCGCGCGACTCTGCAATAG
- a CDS encoding tetratricopeptide repeat protein, translating to MATQLGLTEDQKAEVEKFRTDVVEPSMSQLVILDFWAEWCGPCKQLTPMLEKVAADYADKGVILKKVNVDEDKFIASQFQIQSIPTVYAMFQGKPIADLGQARTESALKQMLDQILTQLPVESDEKQQQAEIEPLIEMGEQFLSDGDNERALSAFAQIMEMAPTEPKVISGFVRALVAMDKIDEAREMLAQIPEEVAKDPAIVRAQAAIDLIGDAADSEDTAPLRAKVEANPADHEARLELATALIANDARDDAADQLFHIIEADKDWNEGAARQKLLQLFEVVGLEDEWVSQQRRRLSAILFG from the coding sequence GTGGCCACGCAATTGGGATTGACCGAAGACCAGAAGGCCGAGGTCGAGAAATTCCGCACCGATGTTGTCGAACCGTCAATGTCGCAGCTCGTTATCCTGGATTTCTGGGCCGAATGGTGCGGCCCGTGCAAGCAGTTGACGCCAATGCTCGAAAAGGTGGCAGCGGACTATGCGGACAAGGGCGTGATCCTGAAAAAGGTGAATGTCGACGAAGACAAGTTCATCGCCTCCCAGTTCCAGATCCAGTCAATCCCCACCGTCTATGCGATGTTCCAGGGCAAGCCGATCGCGGATCTTGGCCAGGCGCGCACCGAAAGCGCGCTAAAGCAGATGCTCGACCAGATTTTGACGCAGCTGCCGGTTGAGAGCGACGAGAAGCAGCAACAAGCCGAAATCGAGCCGCTTATCGAAATGGGCGAGCAGTTTCTTTCGGATGGCGATAATGAGCGTGCGCTTTCCGCCTTTGCCCAGATCATGGAAATGGCACCGACCGAACCCAAGGTCATTTCGGGCTTTGTCCGAGCGCTGGTTGCTATGGACAAGATTGACGAGGCACGCGAAATGCTCGCCCAGATACCCGAAGAGGTGGCCAAGGACCCGGCGATTGTTCGTGCCCAAGCGGCCATCGATCTGATCGGCGATGCCGCAGACAGCGAAGATACCGCACCGCTGCGCGCCAAGGTCGAAGCCAATCCGGCCGATCATGAGGCGCGGCTCGAGCTCGCAACAGCCTTGATCGCCAATGATGCGCGGGACGATGCTGCCGATCAGCTGTTCCACATCATCGAAGCCGATAAGGACTGGAATGAGGGCGCGGCGCGGCAAAAGCTGCTCCAGCTGTTCGAGGTTGTCGGCCTGGAAGATGAATGGGTGTCCCAGCAACGCCGGCGGCTCTCGGCTATCCTGTTCGGATAA
- a CDS encoding iron ABC transporter permease, translating to MKAHSWLTPGLVIACLAAIFAACLIGSTPMPVDRAFAAFLGNGSPGDLLVIWSIRLPRALAAFLVGAALGVSGAALQGLLRNPLAEPGVLGVSASAALAATFSLYYGLAALSIWVLPIAAIIGALAATALLALAAIRTQSVVTLILIGVGLSSFAGAAMSLLMNLAPNPFSLSDMINWMLGSVTNRSFAEIGLTFPFLIAGFAILFATRRGLSALTLGEEAASGIGLNLRNQRIFTVLGAGLATGASVALAGAIGFVGIVAPHLVRPFVGHDPARSLVPSALLAGLILVLADIGVRVLPTESELKLGVVAALIGAPAFIWIAMQRRTIRG from the coding sequence ACTGGTTATCGCGTGTTTAGCGGCGATATTCGCGGCCTGCCTGATCGGATCGACGCCGATGCCGGTCGATCGGGCATTCGCCGCTTTTCTCGGCAATGGCTCGCCCGGCGATCTGCTGGTGATCTGGTCGATCCGCCTCCCCCGCGCGCTCGCCGCTTTTCTCGTCGGTGCAGCGCTCGGTGTCAGCGGCGCAGCGCTGCAGGGGCTGCTCCGCAATCCGCTCGCTGAACCCGGCGTGCTCGGCGTATCGGCATCGGCTGCACTGGCGGCGACCTTCTCGCTCTATTACGGCCTTGCCGCACTCAGCATCTGGGTGCTCCCGATCGCCGCGATTATCGGCGCACTGGCGGCCACCGCATTGCTCGCGCTCGCCGCGATCCGCACCCAATCGGTCGTCACCTTGATCCTGATCGGCGTCGGGCTATCCAGCTTTGCCGGCGCGGCGATGAGTTTGCTCATGAATCTGGCGCCCAATCCCTTTTCCCTGTCAGACATGATCAACTGGATGCTCGGCTCGGTCACCAATCGCAGCTTTGCCGAGATCGGCCTGACCTTTCCGTTCCTGATTGCGGGCTTCGCCATCCTGTTCGCCACCCGGCGCGGTCTTTCAGCGCTGACCCTGGGCGAAGAAGCCGCCAGCGGGATCGGGCTCAACCTGCGCAACCAGCGCATCTTCACCGTTCTCGGCGCGGGCCTGGCGACCGGCGCATCGGTCGCGCTGGCCGGGGCGATCGGTTTTGTCGGGATAGTCGCGCCGCATCTGGTCCGACCCTTTGTCGGCCATGATCCGGCGCGATCGCTGGTGCCGTCTGCGTTGCTCGCCGGGCTCATTCTCGTGCTGGCCGATATCGGCGTGCGGGTCCTGCCTACGGAATCCGAACTCAAGCTCGGCGTTGTCGCGGCGCTGATCGGCGCGCCGGCCTTTATCTGGATAGCGATGCAGAGGCGGACGATCCGTGGTTGA